The Halorubrum sp. BV1 genome contains the following window.
ACCGCGGTGTCGGTTTCCATCCCGTCGGTCCCAATCCCGTCGACTCCGTCTCCCCCGCCCGCGAACGCGGCGAGATCCCGCGTCACGTCGACGACTCGATCGGAGGCGTCGGCGACCGTGCCTGCGACCCGTATCTCGAAGGCGTTGCCGGCGAGGTCGCCGAAGGTGAGCCCGCGCCCGGCGCGTCCGAGCGCCTCGATCTCGGCCCCGCGGATCTCGGGGAGGTCGTCGGGGTCGACCCCGCGGAGGGTGAAAAGCTGGGTCGTGACGGCGCGTTTGTCCTTCGTTCCCGCCCACGAGACGCGCTCGCGGCTGATTCCGAGCGCGTCGGAGACCCGCCGCGCGAAGTCGTTCGTGTCCCAGTCGCGGAGCGTGACCCGGACGACGAGTTCGGGATAACTTCCCGTGTCGACGTCAATCGGCTCCGGCTCGAACGCCTCCAGTTCTCGCACGCGGAAATCGTCGGGCGTCTCGCGGAGCCGTCCCCCGATTCCGTCCGCGTCGCTGACGTAGTGGTCCATGCCGACCGCGCGCTCTATCGGATGGCTCTCGCGGTGCGAGACCGACGTGTCGGTTCCGTCGCTTTCGGCGCGTTCGTCCGTCATCGGTCAGTACAGCGAGAGGTCGCCGGTCACGCGGTCGACCAGTTCGTCGCGGGCGGGTCCGACCGAGAGCGCGGTGACGGTTCCCGGCTCCAGTTGGGTGTGGCCGGCGTCGCGGACGATGGCGTAGGGGAGCCCCTCCGTGTCGGCCTTGTCGGCCAGCGCGAACAGTTGGCTCTCGGAGTCGCCCTTGAGCACGACCTTCTTTTGTCCCTCCCCCTGCCACTTCTTCCGGGCGCGCCTCCCGGCGTCCTGATACGCCGACA
Protein-coding sequences here:
- the pth2 gene encoding peptidyl-tRNA hydrolase Pth2 yields the protein MKQAIVARTDIGMGQGKLAAQVAHASLSAYQDAGRRARKKWQGEGQKKVVLKGDSESQLFALADKADTEGLPYAIVRDAGHTQLEPGTVTALSVGPARDELVDRVTGDLSLY